From one Conyzicola nivalis genomic stretch:
- a CDS encoding response regulator, with product MEQPTATSAGELGAVAAVRVAVVDDHESVRLGLKAAFIDEGYQFLIAAANVNELVDGLAGRECDVVVLDLSLGDGSSVTENVKRVQALGSAVLVHSIADRVAYVREALAAGAAGVIPKSSATRTVIAAAASVARGEVLNNLEWATAIDADGDFARAELGRREREILHLYASGLPLKLAAQQLGISYSTAREYLDRIRVKYVEVGRPAPTKVDLLRRAVEDGILPGLDSDGGDGH from the coding sequence ATGGAGCAGCCCACGGCTACCTCAGCGGGTGAGTTGGGGGCGGTTGCCGCCGTGCGCGTCGCCGTCGTCGACGACCACGAATCGGTCCGACTCGGGCTCAAGGCCGCCTTCATCGACGAGGGCTACCAGTTTCTGATCGCCGCGGCCAATGTCAACGAGCTCGTCGACGGTCTCGCCGGCCGTGAGTGCGACGTCGTCGTTCTCGACCTCTCGCTCGGCGACGGCTCGTCGGTCACCGAGAACGTCAAGCGGGTGCAGGCGCTGGGCTCCGCCGTGCTCGTGCACAGCATCGCCGACCGCGTCGCCTACGTGCGCGAGGCGCTCGCCGCGGGCGCCGCGGGCGTCATTCCCAAATCTTCGGCCACCCGCACCGTCATCGCCGCCGCCGCGAGCGTGGCGCGCGGCGAGGTGCTCAACAACCTCGAGTGGGCGACCGCGATCGATGCCGACGGCGACTTCGCCCGCGCCGAGCTCGGACGCCGCGAGCGGGAGATCCTGCACCTGTACGCCTCGGGCCTGCCTCTCAAGCTCGCGGCCCAGCAGCTGGGCATCAGCTATTCCACCGCGCGGGAGTACCTCGACCGCATCCGAGTCAAGTACGTCGAAGTAGGCCGGCCCGCGCCGACCAAGGTCGACCTTCTGCGCAGGGCCGTCGAAGACGGCATCCTGCCCGGGCTCGACTCGGACGGCGGAGATGGCCACTAA
- a CDS encoding biotin--[acetyl-CoA-carboxylase] ligase: MKLPLSAAAVDHLEILPEAGSTNDELVARAGTLGDFSVVVTGSQTAGRGRLGRVWVAPPGASLAISVLLRPVLPGGEPLELRHFGWLPLIAGIAMTRTVQSLLPEHRVGLKWPNDVQVDGLKISGLLAELLPAGDAVVMGAGLNLSLTRDQLPTPVSTSLDLSGATLSGDDLADAALSAYLLNLRELYTGFVRVGADPVGSGVAEQLTELCTTIGQQVKVELPGAPDLVGTAVGIDGSGRLRVRGSLDGHVTAVAAGDVTHLRYE, translated from the coding sequence ATGAAGCTCCCTCTCAGCGCCGCCGCGGTCGACCACCTCGAGATCCTGCCCGAGGCCGGTTCGACCAACGACGAGCTGGTCGCCAGGGCGGGCACGCTCGGCGACTTCTCCGTCGTGGTGACCGGCAGTCAGACGGCCGGTCGAGGCCGCCTCGGCCGGGTGTGGGTGGCCCCGCCGGGCGCGAGCCTGGCGATCTCGGTCCTGCTGCGGCCGGTGTTGCCCGGGGGAGAGCCGCTCGAGCTGCGCCACTTCGGCTGGCTGCCGCTCATCGCCGGCATCGCCATGACCCGCACCGTGCAGTCGCTGCTGCCCGAACACCGCGTCGGGCTCAAGTGGCCCAACGACGTGCAGGTCGACGGGCTGAAGATCTCCGGACTGCTCGCCGAGCTGTTGCCGGCCGGCGACGCCGTCGTGATGGGCGCGGGTCTCAACCTGTCGCTCACGCGCGACCAGCTGCCCACACCCGTGTCTACGTCGCTCGACCTCTCCGGGGCGACCCTCTCCGGCGACGACCTCGCCGACGCGGCCCTCAGCGCCTACCTCCTCAACCTGCGCGAGCTGTACACCGGCTTCGTCCGCGTCGGCGCCGACCCCGTCGGCAGCGGCGTCGCCGAGCAGCTCACCGAGCTCTGCACCACGATCGGCCAGCAGGTGAAGGTGGAGCTGCCCGGCGCCCCCGACCTCGTCGGCACGGCCGTCGGCATCGACGGCAGCGGGCGCCTGCGGGTGCGCGGTTCACTGGATGGTCACGTTACGGCTGTCGCCGCGGGCGACGTGACACATCTGAGGTATGAATGA
- a CDS encoding Maf family protein, with the protein MRLYLASTSPARLATLRAVGVEPVLLASNVDEDAAVAAAGPLTAPEMVLLLARLKAEAVVGRTVDGAPIDGFILGGDSAFELDGVVYGKPHEPAVARERWLLQRGREGELHSGHWLIDHRAGVAAGATGGVSTSSVRFAADISEDEIDAYVATGEPLQVAGAFTIDSLGAPFISEVRGDPHAVVGLSVALLRELLLGFGVRWHTLRNRGL; encoded by the coding sequence GTGCGCCTGTACCTCGCGTCGACGTCACCGGCCAGGCTCGCGACGCTGCGCGCGGTGGGGGTCGAGCCTGTTCTGTTGGCATCGAATGTCGACGAGGATGCCGCGGTGGCGGCGGCCGGGCCCCTTACCGCCCCCGAGATGGTGCTGTTGCTGGCGCGGCTCAAGGCCGAGGCGGTCGTGGGCCGGACGGTCGACGGCGCACCCATCGACGGTTTTATCCTCGGCGGCGACTCGGCCTTCGAGCTCGACGGTGTCGTCTACGGCAAACCGCACGAGCCGGCCGTCGCCCGCGAACGCTGGTTGCTGCAGCGCGGCCGTGAGGGCGAGCTGCACTCCGGCCACTGGCTCATCGACCACCGCGCCGGGGTCGCCGCCGGTGCGACCGGCGGGGTCTCCACCTCGAGCGTGCGTTTCGCCGCCGACATCAGCGAGGACGAGATCGACGCCTACGTGGCGACGGGCGAGCCGCTGCAGGTGGCCGGCGCGTTCACCATAGACAGCCTCGGCGCCCCGTTCATCAGCGAGGTGCGGGGCGACCCGCACGCCGTCGTGGGGCTCTCGGTCGCCCTGCTCCGCGAACTTCTTCTCGGATTCGGAGTGCGCTGGCACACCCTGAGGAACCGCGGGTTGTAG
- a CDS encoding acyl-CoA carboxylase subunit epsilon — MSSQAPASDAASTSFTIVAGDPTPAEVAAVTAVLGAALEELAGENERDAASGLTAWQRSQRAIRAPIVRGHDGWRGFSA, encoded by the coding sequence GTGAGCTCGCAGGCACCCGCTTCCGACGCCGCGTCCACGTCGTTCACGATCGTCGCGGGCGACCCGACTCCGGCAGAGGTCGCCGCGGTGACCGCGGTGCTCGGCGCCGCCCTCGAGGAGCTCGCGGGCGAGAACGAGCGGGACGCGGCATCCGGCCTCACCGCCTGGCAGCGCAGTCAGCGCGCCATCCGCGCTCCCATCGTGCGCGGCCACGACGGCTGGCGCGGCTTCTCCGCCTGA
- a CDS encoding acylneuraminate cytidylyltransferase, with amino-acid sequence MHESAEVVAVIPARGGSKGVPRKNLREVGGVPLVVRAIRNAQAVASIDRVVVSTDDDEIAAVAFAAGADVVDRPAELAGDEASSEAALLQTLDALETRGIATRIVVFIQATSPFIEPASLEQAVGRVDSGTDDVVFSAVETHAFLWKLDATGATGVNHDHSFRPRRQDRDAQFQETGAFYVMRADGFRAAGYRFFGTVGIVTVDERHAIEIDTEEQLAVSSVLARAFDPDAPEADAAPVRTAPTAIDVDAVVTDFDGVHTDDRVLVAEDGSEFIVANRSDGMGVRLLREAGVPMLILSTEVNQVVSARARKLGVDVRHGLSDKASALVEWVDAHGFDLERVAYLGNDVNDLACLDLVGWPIAVADAHPLVIAAARVVLTRRGGDGAVRELAELAMPTEKDTNA; translated from the coding sequence GTGCACGAATCGGCCGAGGTCGTCGCCGTCATTCCGGCGCGCGGTGGGTCGAAGGGTGTCCCGCGCAAGAACCTGCGCGAGGTCGGCGGGGTTCCGCTCGTGGTGCGGGCCATCCGCAACGCCCAGGCCGTGGCATCCATCGACCGGGTGGTCGTCTCCACCGACGACGACGAGATCGCGGCCGTCGCCTTCGCGGCCGGAGCCGACGTCGTCGACCGGCCCGCCGAGCTCGCCGGCGACGAGGCGAGTTCCGAGGCCGCGCTGCTGCAGACGCTCGACGCCCTCGAGACGCGCGGCATCGCGACGCGCATCGTCGTGTTCATCCAGGCCACCTCGCCGTTCATCGAGCCCGCCTCCCTCGAGCAAGCTGTCGGCCGCGTCGACAGCGGCACCGACGACGTCGTGTTCTCCGCCGTCGAGACCCACGCATTCCTGTGGAAACTCGACGCGACGGGAGCGACCGGCGTCAACCACGACCACTCCTTCCGCCCTCGCCGCCAGGACCGCGACGCCCAGTTCCAGGAGACCGGCGCGTTCTACGTGATGCGGGCCGACGGCTTCCGCGCCGCGGGCTACCGCTTCTTCGGCACCGTGGGCATCGTCACCGTCGACGAACGGCACGCGATCGAGATCGACACCGAAGAACAGTTGGCCGTGTCATCCGTTCTCGCCCGCGCTTTTGATCCGGATGCGCCCGAAGCCGACGCGGCTCCCGTCAGGACCGCGCCCACCGCCATCGACGTCGACGCCGTCGTCACCGACTTCGACGGTGTGCACACCGACGACCGCGTGCTCGTGGCCGAGGACGGCAGCGAGTTCATCGTCGCCAACCGTTCCGACGGCATGGGCGTGCGCCTGCTGCGCGAAGCCGGCGTCCCAATGCTCATCCTCTCCACCGAGGTCAACCAGGTCGTCTCGGCCCGCGCCCGCAAGCTCGGCGTCGACGTCCGCCACGGGCTGAGCGACAAGGCGAGCGCCCTCGTCGAGTGGGTCGACGCGCACGGCTTCGACCTCGAGCGGGTCGCCTACCTCGGCAACGACGTCAACGACCTCGCATGCCTCGATCTCGTCGGCTGGCCCATCGCGGTCGCCGACGCCCATCCCCTCGTCATCGCAGCAGCCCGGGTGGTACTCACCCGACGCGGCGGCGACGGCGCCGTTCGCGAACTCGCAGAGCTCGCTATGCCAACCGAGAAGGACACCAACGCATGA
- a CDS encoding sensor histidine kinase produces MATKPPPIGAVPTGKRSPISRLQIEGLASRLTAVFGIVFGLQTLPVLLSQIGASEPIWAWIVVPALYGSIVVAFIAAMAQRWVVGTNIVVASVYLLVLATWPLTIVAPSDSQLDRYWLYFLVTYATAAATVGFSLPIATCYLFAAPIIYGFIRVTPQGGNASLLESILEVVYSILIGGAVVLIITLLRQAAAAVDVAQSAALDRYTRAVHAHATEIERVQVDSIVHDSVLTTLLSAARAYSPEAKRIAATMASNAIGHLREAALVSPDDGGTVLLSAVSRRISEAASSMSAPFELRTRDLAAQGMPLQAAEAVYSAAVQAMVNSLQHAGQDPRVSRWVTIRGAVPAGIEVEVGDTGAGFSFVDLPAERMGLRVSIVERVTNAGGLVEIDSAVDEGTVIAIRWPRPETPGGLGRHARTSAGTGGLA; encoded by the coding sequence ATGGCCACTAAGCCACCCCCGATCGGCGCGGTGCCCACGGGCAAGCGCAGCCCGATCAGCCGTCTTCAGATAGAGGGGCTGGCATCCCGCCTCACCGCGGTGTTCGGCATCGTCTTCGGGCTGCAGACACTGCCGGTGCTGCTGTCGCAGATCGGCGCCTCCGAGCCGATCTGGGCGTGGATCGTTGTGCCGGCCCTCTACGGCAGCATCGTCGTCGCGTTCATCGCCGCGATGGCCCAGCGCTGGGTCGTCGGCACCAACATCGTCGTGGCGTCGGTGTACCTGCTCGTGCTCGCGACCTGGCCCCTGACGATCGTCGCGCCGAGCGACAGCCAGCTCGACCGCTACTGGCTGTACTTCCTCGTCACCTACGCGACGGCGGCGGCGACGGTCGGATTCAGCCTGCCGATCGCCACCTGCTACCTCTTCGCGGCGCCCATCATCTACGGCTTCATCCGTGTGACTCCGCAGGGTGGCAATGCATCGCTGCTCGAGTCGATCCTCGAGGTCGTCTACTCGATCCTCATCGGCGGCGCCGTGGTGCTCATCATCACGCTCTTGCGTCAGGCCGCTGCGGCCGTCGACGTCGCCCAGTCGGCCGCTCTCGACAGGTACACGCGCGCCGTACACGCCCACGCCACCGAGATCGAGCGGGTGCAGGTCGACTCGATCGTGCACGACAGCGTGCTGACCACCCTGCTCTCGGCTGCCCGTGCCTACTCGCCCGAGGCCAAGCGCATCGCGGCGACGATGGCGTCGAACGCGATCGGTCACCTGCGCGAAGCCGCGCTGGTGAGCCCCGACGACGGCGGGACCGTGCTGCTGTCGGCCGTGTCCCGGCGCATCTCGGAGGCCGCGTCGAGCATGAGCGCCCCGTTCGAGCTGCGCACGCGCGACCTGGCCGCCCAGGGGATGCCGTTGCAGGCGGCGGAGGCGGTCTACTCGGCGGCAGTGCAGGCGATGGTCAACAGTCTCCAGCACGCGGGCCAGGATCCGCGGGTGAGCCGCTGGGTCACGATCCGCGGCGCGGTGCCCGCGGGCATCGAGGTCGAGGTGGGCGACACGGGTGCGGGGTTCTCGTTCGTCGACCTGCCCGCCGAGCGCATGGGCCTGCGCGTGTCGATCGTCGAACGCGTCACCAACGCCGGTGGGCTCGTCGAGATCGACTCCGCGGTCGACGAGGGCACCGTGATAGCGATCCGCTGGCCGCGCCCGGAGACGCCGGGCGGCTTGGGCCGCCACGCGCGTACCTCCGCCGGGACCGGGGGCCTCGCATGA
- a CDS encoding N-acetylneuraminate synthase family protein: MNINIGTHSIGTGEPVYVIAEIGLNHNGSVELAKQMIDVAADAGAQAVKFQKRTPDVSTPEHMKSVMRETPWGTMTYLEYRYRVEFNREQYIEIGDHALLRGLDWFASPWDEPAVAFLEDLGVVAHKVASASVTDIGMLQALAATGKPIILSTGMSTMDQIDAAVDVLDRERLVMLHATSSYPMPTEEANLRMIPALAARFPDLPIGYSGHERELQISLAAVALGATVVERHLTLDRAMWGSDHSASLEPGDFAQLVADIRVVSEALGDGVKRVFPGELAPLAKLRRVQA; encoded by the coding sequence ATGAACATCAACATCGGAACACACTCCATCGGTACAGGCGAGCCCGTGTACGTCATCGCCGAGATCGGTCTGAACCACAACGGCAGCGTCGAGCTCGCCAAGCAGATGATCGACGTCGCCGCCGACGCCGGGGCCCAGGCCGTCAAATTCCAGAAGCGCACCCCCGACGTGTCGACGCCCGAGCACATGAAGAGCGTCATGCGCGAGACGCCGTGGGGCACCATGACGTACCTCGAGTACCGCTACCGCGTCGAGTTCAACCGCGAGCAGTACATCGAGATCGGCGACCACGCCCTGCTGCGCGGCCTCGACTGGTTCGCATCGCCGTGGGACGAGCCCGCCGTCGCGTTCCTCGAGGACCTCGGCGTCGTGGCGCACAAGGTCGCCTCGGCGTCGGTCACCGACATCGGCATGCTGCAGGCGCTCGCCGCCACCGGCAAGCCGATCATCCTCTCCACCGGCATGTCGACGATGGACCAGATCGACGCGGCGGTCGACGTTCTCGACCGCGAGCGTCTCGTGATGCTGCACGCCACGTCGTCGTACCCGATGCCCACCGAGGAGGCCAACCTGCGCATGATCCCCGCGCTCGCCGCCCGCTTCCCCGACCTGCCCATCGGCTACTCGGGCCACGAGCGCGAGCTGCAGATCAGCCTCGCCGCCGTCGCGCTCGGCGCCACCGTCGTGGAGCGTCACCTCACGCTCGACCGCGCCATGTGGGGTTCCGACCACTCGGCCTCGCTCGAGCCCGGCGACTTCGCCCAGCTGGTCGCCGACATCCGTGTCGTCTCCGAGGCTCTGGGTGACGGCGTGAAGCGCGTCTTCCCCGGCGAGCTGGCCCCGCTGGCGAAGCTCCGCCGCGTCCAGGCTTGA
- a CDS encoding acyl-CoA carboxylase subunit beta, with the protein MNPEDANPDLFTTAGKLADLKVRYHEAVTASGETAIEKQHARGKKTARERIEELLDHGSFVELDEFVRHRTHAFGMEKKRPYGDAVVTGLGTIHGRQVAVYAQDFTIFGGSLGEVAGEKIIKVMDHAIKTGVPIIGMLDSGGARIQEGVVALGKYGEIFRRNTQASGVIPQISIIMGPAAGGAVYSPALTDFVIMVDKTSQMFVTGPDVIKTVTGEDVGMEELGGALTHNSISGVAHYLASDESDALDYARALISFLPDNNLAELPVYDGAVELEITDADRKLNTLIPDSPNQPYDVKTVIEHIVDNGDFLETQPLFAPNIVVGFGRVEGRSVGIVANQPNSMAGTLNIEAGEKAARFVRFCDAFSIPIITLVDVPGYLPGTDQEWTGVIRRGAKLLYAYAEATVPLVTIITRKAYGGAYIVMGSKQLGADLNYAWPTAEIAVMGGQGAVNILYRNEIKAAEAAGEDVAAVRTKLANEYTYNVASPFLAAERGELDGIIEPAASRVAIIKALRALRTKRATLPPKKHGNIPL; encoded by the coding sequence GTGAATCCAGAAGATGCCAATCCCGACCTCTTTACGACCGCGGGCAAGCTCGCCGACCTCAAGGTCCGCTACCACGAGGCCGTGACCGCGAGCGGCGAGACCGCGATCGAGAAGCAGCATGCGAGGGGCAAGAAGACCGCGCGCGAGCGCATCGAGGAACTGCTCGACCACGGGTCGTTCGTCGAGCTCGACGAGTTCGTGCGTCATCGCACCCACGCGTTCGGCATGGAGAAGAAGCGGCCCTACGGCGACGCGGTCGTCACGGGGCTCGGCACGATCCACGGGCGCCAGGTCGCCGTCTATGCCCAGGACTTCACCATCTTCGGCGGTTCGCTCGGCGAGGTCGCCGGCGAGAAGATCATCAAGGTCATGGACCACGCCATCAAGACGGGCGTGCCCATCATCGGCATGCTCGACTCGGGCGGTGCGCGCATCCAGGAGGGTGTCGTCGCCCTCGGCAAGTACGGCGAGATCTTCCGCCGCAACACCCAGGCTTCGGGCGTCATCCCGCAGATCTCCATCATCATGGGCCCGGCGGCCGGCGGCGCGGTGTACTCCCCCGCCCTCACCGACTTCGTGATCATGGTCGACAAGACCAGCCAGATGTTCGTCACCGGCCCCGATGTGATCAAGACCGTCACCGGCGAAGACGTGGGCATGGAGGAGCTCGGCGGCGCCCTGACACACAACAGCATCTCCGGGGTCGCGCACTACCTGGCCAGCGACGAGAGCGACGCGCTCGACTACGCCCGCGCCCTCATCAGCTTCCTGCCCGACAACAACCTCGCCGAGCTGCCCGTCTACGACGGCGCCGTCGAGCTCGAGATCACCGACGCGGACCGCAAACTCAACACGCTCATCCCCGACAGCCCCAACCAGCCCTACGACGTGAAGACCGTCATCGAGCACATCGTCGACAACGGCGACTTCCTCGAGACCCAGCCGCTCTTCGCGCCGAACATCGTCGTCGGCTTCGGCCGCGTCGAGGGGCGCTCGGTCGGCATCGTGGCGAACCAGCCGAACTCGATGGCCGGAACCCTCAACATCGAGGCCGGCGAGAAGGCCGCGCGGTTCGTGCGCTTCTGCGACGCCTTCTCGATCCCGATCATCACCCTCGTCGACGTGCCCGGCTACCTGCCCGGCACCGACCAGGAGTGGACCGGCGTCATCCGCCGCGGCGCGAAACTGCTCTACGCCTACGCCGAGGCCACCGTGCCGCTCGTCACCATCATCACCCGCAAGGCCTACGGCGGCGCCTACATCGTCATGGGGTCGAAGCAGCTGGGTGCCGACCTCAACTACGCCTGGCCGACCGCCGAGATCGCCGTGATGGGCGGGCAGGGCGCCGTGAACATCCTCTACCGCAACGAGATCAAGGCCGCCGAGGCCGCGGGCGAAGACGTCGCGGCCGTACGCACCAAGCTCGCGAACGAGTACACCTACAACGTGGCGAGCCCGTTCCTCGCCGCGGAGCGCGGCGAGCTCGACGGCATCATCGAACCGGCGGCCTCCCGGGTCGCGATCATCAAGGCGCTGCGCGCACTGCGCACCAAGCGCGCGACGCTGCCGCCCAAGAAGCATGGGAACATCCCGCTGTGA
- a CDS encoding DUF6716 putative glycosyltransferase, protein MSDSGRGEPRVKALALVDTDSYVKWGAALLAQLPAEWSREIAVVATPGAPSASQLSAALAGSGFDGASRQFTLDALHERVLLERPDVIIVAMRGPAASVVLRVLSAVPNRPVFVSGLPGISIPATWKALFYRSQADLMVLHSKREIREFAVVAGKRGWTHRLVLATLPFIERRPAAGGGDIVFAVQSIVPLLRPERERVLDILIDTARRNPDHRVVIKVRAVTGEQQTHDEEHSYPDLLAQRSSAPHNLVVASGPMSAALDGALGFVTVSSTASIEAIARDVPLVVLDEFGVSDELINPVFLGSGLFGDGEAVASLSFSRPDPGWLDDNYFHGAEDDDWMRALDELLEQRASGPLPHRPSLRGTIGGLLRRAWERKQAFGEHDRSALGAVALVVGTPARTAVLAVRRLSRGRPHTWVSKN, encoded by the coding sequence TTGAGCGATTCAGGCCGGGGCGAACCGCGCGTGAAGGCCCTCGCCCTCGTCGACACCGACTCGTACGTGAAGTGGGGGGCCGCGCTGCTCGCGCAGCTCCCCGCCGAGTGGTCGAGGGAGATCGCGGTCGTCGCCACCCCCGGTGCCCCGAGCGCGTCGCAGTTGTCCGCCGCGCTCGCCGGCAGCGGGTTCGACGGCGCCTCCCGGCAGTTCACCCTCGACGCGCTGCACGAGCGCGTGCTGCTCGAACGGCCCGACGTGATCATCGTCGCGATGCGCGGGCCGGCGGCCTCCGTCGTGCTGCGTGTGCTCTCCGCCGTGCCGAACCGACCGGTGTTCGTGAGCGGGCTGCCCGGCATCTCCATCCCGGCCACGTGGAAGGCGCTGTTCTACCGCTCGCAAGCCGACCTGATGGTGCTGCACAGCAAGCGTGAGATCCGCGAGTTCGCCGTCGTTGCGGGGAAGCGCGGATGGACCCACCGGCTCGTGCTGGCCACCCTGCCCTTCATCGAGCGGCGGCCGGCAGCCGGCGGGGGCGACATCGTGTTCGCCGTGCAGTCGATCGTTCCCCTTCTGCGTCCGGAGCGCGAGCGGGTGCTCGACATCCTCATCGATACCGCCAGGCGCAACCCCGACCACCGCGTGGTGATCAAGGTGCGGGCGGTGACCGGAGAGCAGCAGACGCACGACGAGGAACACAGCTACCCCGACCTGCTGGCGCAGCGGTCCTCTGCGCCACACAATCTGGTCGTGGCATCCGGACCCATGTCCGCCGCGCTCGACGGCGCGCTCGGTTTCGTCACGGTCAGCTCGACCGCGTCGATCGAGGCGATCGCCCGCGACGTCCCGCTCGTGGTGCTCGACGAGTTCGGCGTCTCCGACGAGCTCATCAACCCGGTGTTCCTCGGCAGCGGCCTGTTCGGCGACGGCGAGGCGGTGGCGTCTCTCTCGTTCTCCCGACCCGACCCGGGCTGGCTCGACGACAACTACTTCCACGGTGCCGAAGACGACGATTGGATGCGCGCCCTCGACGAACTGCTCGAGCAGCGCGCGTCGGGTCCGTTGCCGCACCGTCCCTCGCTGCGCGGCACCATCGGCGGGCTACTTCGTCGGGCGTGGGAGCGCAAGCAGGCGTTCGGCGAACACGACCGTTCGGCGCTCGGAGCGGTCGCGCTCGTCGTCGGCACGCCGGCGCGCACCGCCGTGCTCGCGGTGCGGCGGCTGTCGCGCGGGCGCCCACACACCTGGGTATCGAAGAACTGA
- a CDS encoding class I SAM-dependent RNA methyltransferase → MAESKELELDVTNIAHGGISVARHDGRVIFVSDAIPGERVLARITEDSKKSFWRAETVKVIEPSEHRQMHVWSSASVARAPENRAGGAEFGHIELSHQRELKRQVVVDSLQRFAKLDSPIADDVIVEALPGADDGTGWRTRVRLHVDASGRPGPYAARSHKVIAVTELPLATELVQEAAPLDAKFVGEEHVDIVQAATGGARLIVGDQKPSTITEVVGDREFRLADTGFWQVHTHAAQTLTTAVQEAIAPALFDTKAHNLDLYGGVGLLAAAVADRFGSGTKITSVESDATATGFASRNLAEWIGADAATGRVERWIAQLAATANAHDRARLRAATIVLDPPRSGAGKQVVQAIGGLQPAQIVYVACDPVALARDIGLFAERGYDLTALRAFDLFPHTHHVEAVATLTRR, encoded by the coding sequence ATGGCTGAATCGAAAGAACTAGAGCTCGACGTTACCAACATCGCGCACGGCGGAATCTCCGTCGCCCGCCACGACGGCCGGGTGATCTTCGTCAGCGACGCCATTCCCGGTGAGCGCGTGCTCGCCCGCATCACCGAGGACTCGAAGAAGTCGTTCTGGCGCGCCGAGACCGTGAAGGTCATCGAGCCCAGCGAACACCGCCAGATGCACGTCTGGTCGTCGGCGAGTGTGGCCCGCGCCCCCGAGAACCGCGCGGGCGGCGCCGAGTTCGGCCACATCGAGCTCTCCCACCAGCGCGAGCTCAAGCGCCAGGTCGTCGTCGACTCGCTGCAGCGCTTCGCCAAGCTCGACTCGCCCATCGCCGACGACGTCATCGTCGAGGCGCTCCCCGGCGCCGACGACGGCACGGGGTGGCGCACCCGGGTTCGCCTGCACGTCGATGCATCCGGCCGCCCCGGTCCCTACGCTGCCCGCTCGCACAAGGTCATCGCGGTCACCGAACTGCCGCTCGCCACGGAGCTCGTGCAGGAGGCGGCACCCCTCGACGCCAAATTCGTCGGCGAAGAGCACGTCGACATCGTGCAGGCCGCGACAGGGGGCGCCCGCCTCATCGTCGGCGACCAGAAGCCGTCGACCATCACCGAGGTCGTCGGCGACCGCGAGTTCCGCCTCGCCGACACCGGATTCTGGCAGGTGCACACCCACGCCGCCCAGACCCTCACCACGGCCGTGCAGGAGGCCATCGCCCCCGCGCTCTTCGACACCAAGGCCCACAACCTCGACCTCTACGGCGGAGTCGGCCTGCTCGCCGCCGCGGTGGCCGACAGGTTCGGTTCCGGCACCAAGATCACGAGCGTCGAGAGCGACGCCACGGCCACCGGGTTCGCCTCACGCAACCTCGCGGAATGGATAGGGGCGGATGCTGCGACGGGACGGGTAGAGCGCTGGATCGCGCAACTCGCCGCCACCGCCAACGCGCACGACCGCGCGCGCCTGCGTGCCGCGACGATCGTGCTCGACCCGCCCCGTTCCGGCGCGGGCAAGCAGGTCGTGCAGGCCATCGGTGGGCTGCAGCCGGCCCAGATCGTCTACGTGGCGTGCGACCCCGTGGCGCTCGCCCGCGACATCGGCCTGTTCGCCGAGCGCGGCTACGACCTCACCGCGCTGCGCGCGTTCGACCTGTTCCCGCACACCCACCACGTGGAGGCGGTGGCGACGCTCACCCGTCGCTGA